The Anopheles gambiae chromosome 2, idAnoGambNW_F1_1, whole genome shotgun sequence genomic sequence ATAACAATTTACGACTCGCACTGGTTGAGGGAAACGCTGCTCCGCTGGGGTTCGTTGATTACCATTGAATGTTCgttatgtttaaaaatgtcAAACCGTTGACAGCGAGACACATAACGGAATCGTCAGGTGGGACCATATTCGACGTACGTTGCGAAAGACATAGAAAACATCGCACGAACCGTTCGATTTGATTTTGGGTCGAATATCACTGATACATAATTACTGCATGCTTTATTCAGTAATTGTTATAAAAAGCATTTAAGATGTTTGatttgtatgtatttttcGAGTTTTTGTGCTGTAAGattgaaaattgtaaaaatatactctcattttgtaaaaaaaacatcgcacAAGCGAAAGATTTCATTTGACTTTTTTCTCAGTCACCATATACATTTATATACCTTGCGTATATATATActtttccagtttttttttcctgaaaACAATCGCAGGAAGCGTCTGTAGTTCGTAGGTGCGCTGTTTGAATAGTTGTGGAAATTTGGTCTTGTAAAAAAAGTACATAAATGTATTTTACCGATGTTGTAAATTTAAGCTGAAGCCTTCAGCTAGCTATACAGCTTCATTGAATGAAAAGCGCTTGTggacaaatgaaacaaaaaacattgcaGTGTGTTGGAAAGTATCCATGATGAAAGTGAAGATCGTGAGGGTGTTCATAGCAATAGAGCACGATCAAAAAGTGTTGTTCGCAAAGACCTGCTCGTATATGATTGGCCAACCCAGGAACTTAACCAACTGTAGCCCTCGTACTCCTGCAACATGGCGAAACATTCAAGAGTTTGTAACGAACGATGCAGCACTTCACCGAGAGTGGTTTCATAGACTACCCTACCCTTCGACAACTTCCCAGacagtgtgtttgttgcttcCGTTGATGCTGTAAGTAGTGTAGTAAGCTATCAATTTCATGTGCTAACAACCCTCTTACTTATttacatacatatacatatcCATTTTCTTCACGTCGAAAGAAAGTTAAGAATGAATTTACAACAGGCAATTCAATTTATTACTGTATCAACTATAGGGCTTGTTTGAAGCAATACTCGAGGAAAAATGTTACTTGAAATTTTTCTTAGATTCAGTTAAATACATAGTCCAATAGGATATGGTGAATATAAGAAAGCTGACAGGGAAAATGATTAAAGATAGCTGATCCAATCTGCCTCGCTGGGAGCCTGCATACAGGAGTGCAACATCTGCGACGTTCCGAAACCTGAAATGAACAAGTAAAATGTTCATTTTGGGGCAGGAAGGATGCAACAACCAACCTGTCTTGGCCTTTTGGTTGCATTCACTTCTGAGATATGAGGTTTAATCTCACCTTTTTCTGGTCATCACAGACGACACTTTCTGGGCGCTTTGTACAGTGTCTTGTATATTGCTGAGGGAAGCTgacgttgttttgctgttgtgatCGTGCGGTTGAATCTTGTTAGTGCCTGAAACCTTCAGGGTGGCATGCTCAAGACCGTTTTCGCGTTGAAATGATGCCGAATTTATCTGTTGGATGTAAATGTTGGTAAGGGTGGTGTGTGCTTTTACTAAAATGAAGcataaacgaacaaaaaatgcGCTTCTTACCGATGTGTCCATCGTGCTTTGAGCCATCGTCACTGCTGACTGCAGTGTGATGGAAGGTGGTATTGATGAGGCATGCTGTGCTTTGGCCACACGCCAATGCTTATCGTATCGTATCCCGAACAGCACAATAAAGTACTCCATTAGTgcaaagaacacaaacaaagTACAGGATATGAGCCACACCTAAACGGAGATAGTTGATCATAAGTATAGTGTAGAGAGTCTAAAATCGACCTATCCAACGACTGCTTACTTCAAGGCACTTCAGTTCCAGCGCATCTGGCGAATTATTCCTCACTGTATCGAACATCGTTATCAATGATAGCAGTGTTGTGACTAGCAGCACCATCCGCCCTGGCACGATTTCTGGGACGACCACAAAAGACCCCCAGGATATAGAGACGAATAACGTGGATGGAAGATAGTTTTCCAGCAGATAGCTCTTTACTTCCCTCGACAGGGTTATTTCTAATCTCGCTGAACTATGATTATCTGCAAGTACAGTGCAAACAACATATGTACCATTGCGTTAGTTGCGTTGCATTTTGGtgtaagttttgttttgttttcaagtaCCATCGCTGTAATTGACTATCTGTGATTCCTGTTCAGTGTAGAAAGAAACCACATACTTTGGAAGCCGAAAAAAACCGTCCCCAAAGTCATTGGGGAAGGATAAGGCATTTTCGGATCTCCAGCGGAACCGTAAATCTTTTACTGGATATTTGTCTATAAACAGAAACAGTTAAAGTAGTGAGTAGTAGTCAAGATGAAACGCTTCGTATGTACGAAGCGCTGAAGAGGCGAGATACGTACAGCTGCTGAAATCGACAGGACATCTCTGCACATCGAGCGGGTACAGCACAAAGTCCATGTCGCatttgatgatgattgttGCTCTAAAAGTGAGTTTAGAAATTGACTGTTTTCATTTGAATACCTTGTTGCGAATCATCTTTACCGGCTTACCCTATGCTCAAGCTGATGGTGCTGTTTTCATATAACCGTAGGCTGGATATTTCCTCGAATAAGGTTAGCATTTTCATCTCTCGCAGTTGTCGAATGTAAAGATCCGGAACCCATATCATATCTCGGTCGGCTTTCGTCAGTTCCACATACTCGCCTACCTTGTTGTTAAACACAGGCTGTATTCGAAGGTCTTCCCATGTAATTTGAAGGAAGACATCGAAGGAAATTtcctacaaacaaaaacagtgcgCGCTCTAGTGTGAGACAGCGTATGGAGCTTTGGGGGCATGGCAAGCTCGATAACTTACTTCCTTGTTTTCATCCACGCCTGATATTCGGTTAATGTAGAGCGAAACGGATACATCTGTAAGTGTGCCTGCTGGTGTTGGCGTGCGCACAGAAAAGTGGACGGAAAATGGTTGCATTACCAACATTACCTGACTGTTAGAGTAAGACAAATGGATATATTTGTTTTACCTGGCTTTACGTTTTTATCATACTCGATGCCCTCTTGATACTGGTAATTGATAGTGGCCGTCCTAGCGGGGATACATAGTTCGAAAA encodes the following:
- the LOC5667031 gene encoding glycine receptor subunit alpha-2 isoform X1, which produces MRCTYIASLFWLFELCIPARTATINYQYQEGIEYDKNVKPAGTLTDVSVSLYINRISGVDENKEEISFDVFLQITWEDLRIQPVFNNKVGEYVELTKADRDMIWVPDLYIRQLREMKMLTLFEEISSLRLYENSTISLSIGATIIIKCDMDFVLYPLDVQRCPVDFSSYKYPVKDLRFRWRSENALSFPNDFGDGFFRLPKYVVSFYTEQESQIVNYSDDNHSSARLEITLSREVKSYLLENYLPSTLFVSISWGSFVVVPEIVPGRMVLLVTTLLSLITMFDTVRNNSPDALELKCLEVWLISCTLFVFFALMEYFIVLFGIRYDKHWRVAKAQHASSIPPSITLQSAVTMAQSTMDTSINSASFQRENGLEHATLKVSGTNKIQPHDHNSKTTSASLSNIQDTVQSAQKVSSVMTRKRFRNVADVALLYAGSQRGRLDQLSLIIFPVSFLIFTISYWTMYLTESKKNFK
- the LOC5667031 gene encoding glycine receptor subunit alpha-2 isoform X2 — its product is MRCTYIASLFWLFELCIPARTATINYQYQEGIEYDKNVKPGTLTDVSVSLYINRISGVDENKEEISFDVFLQITWEDLRIQPVFNNKVGEYVELTKADRDMIWVPDLYIRQLREMKMLTLFEEISSLRLYENSTISLSIGATIIIKCDMDFVLYPLDVQRCPVDFSSYKYPVKDLRFRWRSENALSFPNDFGDGFFRLPKYVVSFYTEQESQIVNYSDDNHSSARLEITLSREVKSYLLENYLPSTLFVSISWGSFVVVPEIVPGRMVLLVTTLLSLITMFDTVRNNSPDALELKCLEVWLISCTLFVFFALMEYFIVLFGIRYDKHWRVAKAQHASSIPPSITLQSAVTMAQSTMDTSINSASFQRENGLEHATLKVSGTNKIQPHDHNSKTTSASLSNIQDTVQSAQKVSSVMTRKRFRNVADVALLYAGSQRGRLDQLSLIIFPVSFLIFTISYWTMYLTESKKNFK